The DNA sequence ATTCGGGTTTTATCAtcacaaatataaatatttccattgaatttctttttctctaaaatcactcagaaacaaacacactaaCCTGTTCCTCTTCGTTGTTTATGACGACCAGATGTGCTCCTCTCTGCTCACAGTCATCTCTACGTCCATACCAATAGTCCTCCTTCTTAGATTTAAAGTAACAACTGCATCCAAAACCCGTCCATCCGTCAGGACACAGCTTCTCTTAAAGTCAAACAAATGTAGTTTCAATATTTAAAGATCTTTCTTGCCTCTGTCATGTTTCCCTGTCAGGATGTTTACTCTGTAAATACTTCAAATTTACATCTGATTTGTAAGTGACCGTCTCtaacagaaatattcacatcaTCAGCAACACAGATTAACAGCATGAAACAGTTTAATCAACGGTAAATACACAATCAAGTTCTACGATGTAAATGTTTATAATACAGGTGTTGTTATATGGTACAGGGAATGGTGGACCCAAATTCAGGAGAGCAGGCGGAAGATTCATTGCTTGTCGATTTATTGAACACAAAAACCAGGGCACATAACAAAGGAAtccaaaaatgcaaaaatgaaCAACACCAGGAGTCCAAACTGAGGCAGGCAAATACAAAGTCCAGAATGCAAAAGGGAAAAAGAGCAGGATACAAAAACGGGAGCCCAGAGACCGCAGGGAAGACTAACGTATAACAACCCGTTCttattccgaactcgtaaaataaggacggttggacagtggctgtcagtgtCTGATGCAACGAAAAAGGCGCCCTTCATGTTGCCCAGCATGTTTGTGTAAcgcaccggggagagcagcagttaTATAGGatttagcgagtagtatgtaagggcAAATTCccacgtaaggaggttggttggggtggtggatgggtcaaccccaggactttcacccaggagaccgggttcGCGTCCCGCTTGTGTCTCTTGTTGTAgtcgtttttttctttctgacccgttcttcccgcgtgtcacagaaCCATACGCCcacccatgaccttttccttaacataactgtGTCAAAAGGGAAggcaatagtcccgaccaagcacgtttacttTTAACGCTAAAGGGACGGAAATAGTCCCGGCAATAGTGCCGTCAATGGTCCTGACCAAGCGCGTTTACTTAaagcgctaaaggagacttttagcgtcaatgaGAACGACAAatgcacctgaccaagcatccaTATTTTATGAGATGGGTGTGAGAACGTGTTGCATATTAACACTGAGACTGGAACACACTAGCtggaacaaacacaaaatgatctGACACAGGACAAGGGGAACACAAAGTATACTAAATACACATGGTAACAAGGTAACAAGAGGCAGGTGACAcgagggctgggaaacaggtgagaAACATCAGGCAATCACAAGAGctggaaaacacaggaagtaaaactagactaGACAGAACAGAAAATCAGATTATCACAATGAACAGGAAACCAAACCTAATACAAAAAAGACAGAAGATTACACACTCACAATGAGACAAGACATAGAATCAAAATACTAGATCAGAATtagaacagaaaacaaaacaaaataccgAAACCATAACAGGTGTTTACTGTTTTTAAACTTTCTCACCTTTAATTCTGCACTTCAGCTCCTTTACTTCATCCTGtaactgacttttttcgacggaTATGTCTTCAGATAAACAGTAATAGATGAAAGTTAGACAGTTTGAGATTATTTATAGACAGTGTGAAGTTTGATCCTGTGTGTTATGGTGATTTGAAACCTTTCTTACTGGAAACTTTCCTCTGGATCTGTCTGTAGTTGGTGCTCAGTTGGTCGTATCTGGTCTGCAGCAACGTGACTGAAATATAAGGTTTAAGGCTTTAGTGATTGATTCGCTCtctggtgttgcagcagcacgtGACAGAAATAAGAACAGTTACACAGAGAAAggtaataattaaaataaaataagaattgTATAAAATTTAAAACTATAAAAGCAAAAAGACTCTGGTGAAAACCACAACAAAATAAgaaacagaccaacaacagtGAATCATTCTGCTTTAAACTAAAGACTGGAATAAGTAACATCCTGCATACAATGAAATATCACTTTGACTATTTCAAACTGGAATTTAGTTATTTGGTGTAATAACAGGGAAACAGTAACACACAGGGAaagaattgaaaaaataaaacaggaaaaactacaACTTAAAACCACAACCATGACAATATTAAGTGTGAAAAAGAACCAAAACAAGCTCTGTTTTAGCACCTGTCACTTTAACACCCCTGCCAAAATAaaacagtctgctctgattggcttatgAAAAAGAATAGTTAGTGGTTAAGCCGTGGGTGGAGATACTTAGATGGGGGCTGTATTTTCTAATGAGCCTGcatgagaaagaggaaggtgagttAAAAGTGAATAGCTTGTTGAATCGCATGTTTTATGATCTAGGCAACCTACAAAAACCTGACTGGGTTGTCTTATTTCACAGTTGGGATTGGTAGGCACTCCAAATACCCAAACGTATTTGCAAAAGCACTGAAAACGTATTTCATGATATTTCTCCTTTAAGATACGACAGTTTgtattaaaaacataattacTCACAGCGAATGAAGAGTCCAGCCAATACCAGAAGATAAAACCCTCCCAGAGCCACTGCAGTAGCTCTGAAGCTCCTTCTGTTGCTGGCTGCAGGACTGTGTGGTCCTACAGAGACAAAATACATCCagaacatgttttattgtttgtttgaagTTTGAACGATAAGAATCATGACTCACAAGGCTGCAGATTACATCACCAAGACACCTGATAAACACTCACAGTGAATGTGAATGAACTCCCCCTTTTACAACAATCATCATTTCAGACTTACTGGCTCTTTGTGGCTCGAGTTCAGCGTAatcctcttcatcctctaagatctccacctgcttctcctcttcctctccgctGTTCTCTTCAACGTTTCTGTTATATCTCACATTCAAGCTCAAACGTGGCGCAGCGACAGTATCTGCAGCCATCTtgacaaactgaactgaacctATTCTTAGGAACACTGTCTGCCTTTAAGTTGAGCAATCATTTAACACAGGAAGTGGTAGCAGCACAAACTACTAAGACAGGTTCACACACAAATTCCTTTGTTACTGTTAGACAAAAAGTCCCACTTAACTTAAAAAGTTGACTCAGATATAGGCATTCAGTCTTTTGGGAATCAGTATAATGAAACCCTTCAGATAAACCTTATAATAGTATATTAAAGTTAAGTAAagctaatcaaataaaaatgtttcttcTTGATTGTTAAAAAGAGGAAATAACCACACAGTGACTGAATTTACACatgcctctctctgtgtgccgcGTTTTTTATTAGACACAAAAACTGTGACCCCagtttttgggtttttttttttgaaaaaaaaaaaaaagaaggttttaattttttttctttacaaaaaaaaaaaaaaaacacaacacccccccccccccccccccccccccccccaccttctccctttttttttctctttttattttttttttattaatacttTATCCCCCCCTctccacaaaacaaaaaacaaacaaaacaaaacaaaaaacacaaaaaaaacacaaaaaaaaaaaaaaaaaaaaaaaaaacacaaaaaaaaaaaaaacaggaactgTGAAATCAGGCGTGTAGTCAGTAATGGGCCAGTGCGGCACTGGCCCAcccactttactcactggcccaTCAAGccagttataaaaaaatattcaaatgtatgtgaaaaaagaaataataacaaaacaagttgtgtgtgtttaatatgtCTTCTCTTttgattaaaacaaaactgtttaAACCATGGAATAAGAATCAAACGATTAGGAAGCCTTTGAACGTAGgtggttgctatggtaacaaCACGCAGACTCTTCGGGATGcgaatttacgaatcccactatggccatgccaatACCCCCCCTTtaataggcaaggcaaggcagctttatttatatagcacatttcagcaacagggcaatttgAAGTGCTTAAAGAGCAACATTAACTAGaactactattactattactaccTATTActttggccgagatatgctaAAGTTCGTGTTTTGTGGCTAGCTACGAAAATTATTTTGCTTGTAAATTGCGAATGGTGTAATGTagcaaaattctctggataactttaGGTCAGGTCCGTATAAAGATGCTACCAACCAAGTTTCATGCCAATAGCTCGCACGGCCTAGGAGGAGATAGAAAAAGTTTGTTTTGcgcattgcgcgatattgcAAAAAAATTCTTAGCGCAAATGGGCGTGACATATATCATCAGATTCAGATGGATTCAAGGAAAACGTGGATATAAGGGTTTCTAATCTACGATGTAgactgtgggagttataggcaaaaacacgttttacgtcattatagcgccacctagtggtccatgtttgtaatttttggtaggtaaGTTCCGTGAACCATTGTACATCTACACTGTAAATTTTAAGTtgctcacattagtgtaagtggtgaatccaaacctgggtcccataggccacgcccactttgacgaaTCAGTACCCCACTGTAGACGTGGCCTCAGGAGTGGGTCAAGATGGTACACTCAAAATTTCGTAAAAATTGGATGAGCCATTCATCAGATATAAacctttttgtacttgtagcgccccctagtggccaatttttgtaaaactggTTGGGGAGCCTTAGAGGGTCATGACAAACAAGAATCTAAAGATTTGCAATGATAccatttattttggccgagatatggcaaCGTTTGTGTCttcgtagctagctacacaaatttgtttgtgcgtaATTTATGCAATTTTCATCCGacaaaaattcttttgataaatttttgtcaggtcggtctggagatgctacgtaCCAAGCAGTCTAGGCAGAAATgggtgtggcctatatcaggagattcATCTGAATTGAGGGAACGTGAggatatgtatatttttaatgtgtgatgtacggtttgggagttataaggccaaacatgtttttttctgctatagcgccacctagtggagTAAGTGGCTGAATTTTTTTGTCCAAGGTCCCTGCAGGgatctggaccagtcctgaagaCGGCACCCCCCTCTCCAGATATGCAGAGCAAAAAAAACTGATCACTGCTtttccctgtttagttctgactctggggacaacaagtagacctgtcccagacgacctgagaggtctgggtggttcatagcgtagtagcagatcagaaatgtaatccggccctaaaccgtttagtgattaaTAAACaggcaaaagtattttgaaatcaattctttgagtcactggaagccagtgtaaagacttcagaactggagtgatgttatccactttcctggtcttagtgaggactcgagctgcagcgttctgaatcagctgcagctgtctgattgattttttagggagacctgtaaagatactgtgtgaaatataaagttcacatttgggggttaaagaacacgaCAGGACGTTCCAGCGATGTATTCTGGACAGCCCTAATACATGAATGAATCTAGATAAAGAAGAGATGTGTCTGGTGTCTGTTCCAGGTGTCAGGCCAGTGTGCAGCGGAGGAACGCCCGCGTACGACGTGGCGGTGAACTCCGGCTGCAATGACATGGTGTCTCTGCTGGCTGCTCGGACTAGACTGGACTTAATGGGAAAACTGGGAGAACTCAAACTGAACCTGGACGTTTTCTGACTGCCAGAACTAAACCAAACATCTGTCTTCACTGGTTCCAGATGTTGTTAGAACGGTGTGTAACATCCAGATGTTTTTATAACGGTCTGAAACTTCCAGATGTTGTTATAACAGTGTGTAACAtccatctttctgtctgtctgtctgcatgtctgtAAGTGTACAATATTGAATGTTACGTGAGGGTTTTCATGGTcatctatgtctgtctgtctgtctgcatatctgtctctctctgtctgcctgtctatgTGTCTTCGTTCAGCTTTGAAAGTTCTGAAAGACATCAGTCATTCATACAGTCATTTGGTTGAATGTTATGTGGAGCAATTGGAGATGCTCTCCTCACTGGATCAGTCGCTGCAGCTGCCCCCTGCGTGCCCTAAAATGGCATCGGATTGCCGAGATCAGTGGATGGTGGAATGTAGCGCCACATCCAGCATCCCGTAACAGAAACGCTATCCTGACAGCGAGCTCAGCTAGAGATGCCCAACCAAATTAACCTCACCTCTTCTCACGCTCTGCTGCCATCTGCAGGAAGTTTTTGAGAAAAGCGTTAGGCAATTTCCTgttcattttctaataatttctctctgtctctcatatGGGGCTGGGTGTAGTGTGGCAGACTTAGACTTACTGTAGAACATTTAGTCTTGCTTTTCTAGGACAATAATTGCCATGTTTTAAAAgagatgttttgttttatgCGTTATTTTCAAGCCTTTGTGCCTCAAGGTGCTTAAAGTCCTACAGCAGCACCAGCTGAGAAATCAAAGGCACCGGAGACGGTTCCAACACACTTTGAAAATCACAGCCTGTACTTCTACAAACTGGATTTACGTGCAGAGCCAAAAACAGTTCAGAGATGTTTCTGCATCAGAGGTGAGTGACAACTTTACAGAGATGGAAGAAGCCCTGCATCAGCGCAATGTGCACACACCAGACTGTTTAGCTGTCAAATGACTCAATGAGGCGGAAAAATCATGACATGGCTCCCTTTCTCAGCACCGTGGACAGCCCCCCTCTCCACCACATCCTCAACCTTTTTAGGAGACTAGCAGCAGGTCTGCGTGTTCTGATTCCAACAGGAGAAGTGAACCTGAACTCTGAGTGATTCTTTTGCCCCAAAGTCAAAGTAAATAATGGAGCCATTCTTCACAAGCCGCACATCTttagaacattctgacactgaaatggcatttttcagacgttcacatcaggagaaaataatatttgttttagacctgtttctgtctcaggaccaaACTCTCTGAGAGTTTTTGGAGGAGCTGGATTACCTTCTTTCAAACATCCCTGAAACTGGCACTTCGCTGATACTTCTGGACGACCTCAACATCCAGACAGAGAAGTCAGCTGCCTTTTTACaccttctttcttcttttaccctctcactctctccttcaccACCCACTCACAAAGCTGGCAACAACCTAGATCTCATATTCACCAGAAACTGCTCTACATCCAATCTCACTGTTACTCCACTCCATACCTCAGATCATTTCTTCATCTCTTACTCTCTACCACTCTCCCAAGCTCACAACCATTCCATAACAacactctctccttcttctctggcGGCATGTACTTTAGCAaccctccctccatctgacTCTTTCTTACTCAGCCTCCCAACACTGCCACAGACACTCTACTCTCTACTCTATCCTCCTCTCTcgactctctctgccctcttacTTCACATCAGACTCGCAAGTCCTCCCCAGCTCCGTGGTTATCTGACTCAGTACGTGCTGAAAGATCAACCTTACGGGCAGCGGAAAGGAAATGGCGGAAATCTAAACACCCAGATGATCATGCTTACCTAtcagtctcttctttcctcctttgctgcctctatttctgcagcaaaaagctctttttatcaaACCAAAATTGAATCCTCTTTCTCCAACCCCAAAAAACTCTTTTCCATCTTCTCTAACCTGCTAGATTCCCCCAGTCCACCTCCTCCCTTCTACCAATCCACTTTGtcaactactttgtaaaaaGGATAGATGACATACGCTCTTCATTCTCCACCACACTTCCTGAAATCATCTTACCATCCATCACATCCagtactctttcctctttcacccctctatctccaaatcaaattcttactttgattacctctgcccgcccaaccacctgccccctggatcctatcccttctcaccttctccagtccattgctcctgacctccttcctttctttgctcatctcattaacatctccctgtcaactggctgtttccccgATGCCCTCAAAGAGGCAAGAGTGACCCCACTACTCACAAAACTAACACTCGACTCGTCTGAAGTAAATAACTACAGACCCGTCTCCCttcttccctttctatctaaaactcttgagcgtgccattcataatcaactctctacctatctccaccagaacaaccttcttgatcctcaccagtctggcttcaaggctggTCACTCAACAGAAAATGGTCTCCTTGCTGTCACTGTGCAGCTTCACATGGCTAtaacaacctctctctcttctgtcgtcatccttctggacctttctgctgcctttgacacagtgaaccaccagatcctcatttcgacgctccaggatctgggtgtctcaggctctgTGCTCTCTTTGCTCACATCTTACCTGACAAACCGAACCTACCGGGTAACTTGTAGAGGATCTACCTCAGaaccttgcccactcaaaactggggttcctcagggatcagtcctgggccacctcctcttctctctgtacaccaactctctcaggtctgtcattcagtcgcacggcttttcttatcacagcatgcagatgacacccaactaattTTCTCCTTTCCGGAGTCTGAAACTCAGGTAGCAGCACGTAtctctgcctgtctgactgaaatttcttcttggatgtccacacaccatctgaaactcaactttgagaagactgagctccttttccttccagggaagggctctcctacccagGACCTAACTATAACAATTGACAGCTttgtggtagtccccacccagactgctataaaacctgggtgtgacacttgacgaccaactctccttctGCCAAGCCTCCCTGCAACTACCCATTCGtctagatacatgctgcataacatcagaaggatacatCCCCTTCTcacgcagaaggcggctcaggttctggttcaggctctagtcatctcatgtctagactactgcaactccctcctgattggcctgcctgcatgtgccatccggccccagcagctcattcagaacgcagcagctcggcttgtcttcaacctccccaagttatCTCACACTACgctgctcctctgctctcttcactggttaccagttactgcccgcatccgcttcaagactctagtacttgcatacagggccacgaacggatcagccccagcataCATCCAAGATATGGTCAcaccatataccccaacccacccactccgctctgcatcagccaaactgcttgctgccccctcacagcgagggagaactaatcactcaacgaaatcccgactgttcactgtcctggctcccaaatggtggaatgagctccctattgacGTCAGGATGGCCGAAAACATTTGCATCTTctgccgaaggctaaaaacacatcttttCCAACTATACCTCGGagaaagataagataagataagataagataagcctttattgtctcctattggagaaatttgtcttgggcactcGAGAGAACAAGATGGCGACACATCACGcataacacacaataaacatacaatTAACCAACTTACAACATAGTCACACATTTTCTCATACTTCAATAAACAACGAATAACACACGaacaacaacccccccccccaacaacacAGCCTCCCCCTCGAATTACACAAATGTTTAGATAATAATTGCACATTTCCCGTTAACTCATGCTGTAGTGAATAACTTCTATATTGCACACCGCCCCATTGCATAATACCATGTCTAATATAACAGCAAATTGCACCAGTACCCTATCATTACACATCCTATAACCTCGATGTTCAGTACCACAGTCTTATATAGTAATAGTCATACATAAATCACTGCAGCCAACAGAGGGCGCCTCAGCCTTTGGATTTGATCCATTCAAATATCGAATGTCTGCTGCACTCTtcagacatactgtacactcacatgtgtttaccttttccttCGTGCACCTACACGTTTTAGTTCAATTAAGTCTTTCTGAGACATTTTGCCAAACCcatctcacaaacacacacacacacacacacaacacaccacaccacaccacaccacaccacacacacacacacacccaccacccacaccacaccacacaccacaccacacaccccCCGCCCCACCCCTAAACTAATCATTTCTAATAATACAGGCCTACAGGGTGAAGGTGAAGGGAACCCACATCAGGTCACCAAACGGCAACATGAAGCCAAAGCCATGCTGCATGAGGTCATGGTGGTCAGGATGGCCTCCTgaggacacacagagacagtcagAACAACACATCCCTTTCATCATAGTAAGGTGGCTTCATCTGATCATATCTCTAACTATTTATGGACCAATGCAGGGACGTGCCCACCTATGGGCTATTGTTGCTGGAGGAAGAGCTGAAataaacttttctttctttttgttttttcctgttGTGGCTGAATTAATATAATAAGCCCATCATAAGTaaagttaaatcaaattaaatcgcCATATCATTCATATCCTGTGTTGATTTATGTTACCCTCAGTAATGCCCTCTGCCCCCAGTCACATGACTTTGTTTCTATTCTCACACATGGAGCAATGCACGTGAAAGAGAGGGAAAGCCCTTCTGCCTTCATGTGAGTTATGACAGATGCCCTGtggatagttataataataatgtgcagCTTCAGCTTGTAACGTTTGCATCATGTAGCGCAGCATTGCCTTATATTAACATACGGTGCAGTGTTTAGAGCCAAAGCTAACAGCAGCCCATGTAGCAGCAGCATGCTAACGTAGCTATGTCACATCCGGTCCATTAGTGTGTCtctgtagagaagagagaggctcAGGGATGGGATGCTTGGGACTCTTAACTCACAGTCAATATGTTAAAGCAATCAGATGTCACCTTATGTTAGTGAAAGCTGATAGAAATCACCTTAGCTTATTTTATTATGAGAATATTAAACAAATGTCCTAATTGGTTGACATAATaaacttttatatttttaaataaatgtctagCCTAATGTTAGTTTGTGTGCCTTCACAACGACGCTGAGAAGCAGCTAGAAGGAGTGCAGCTTTACAGAGATGGATTCAAACTGGCAGCTGAAGCATTTGATAATGTCAAGCAGCCATCCTACATTATTCATGTAATGTCAAGTAGGCTTTAAGTTGGATATGACTATAAACCCATTAAAAACTAATGTTTGATTCAAGAATAAATGCACGGTATTGTGTAACTGTGCTGTTGAATAGCATTGTGACCCCAGAAGCTCCAGTTCACAGTTTACAGAGACACTGGGATCAAGGGAAATACTTTTACTAGCTCTACTCATGTTGTAATTGttctatatacataaatattatTCATGGTGCCAAATCATAATAGTTATCTGAACCAGAACCATTGAGTGCAGCCACAGTCTATGAGAAGTGAACTGGCAGCACTAGAGTTCAAttgtgttcaattcaattcaattttatttatagtatcaaatcataacaggagttatctcgagacactttacagatggagtaggtctagaccacactctgtagtttacaaagccccaacaattctagtaattcccccaagagcaagcatttagtgcgacagtggcgaggaaaaactcccttttaggaggaaacctcggcagacccagactcttggtaggcggtgtctgacggtgccggttgggggtgtgatgaacagtggaaataatagtcacaataaagataaaggaacagtgactagaaatggtaGTCTTAGTAgctcatgtcatatcagggcacCACGGAGCGTatcaggatgtagcgtggcacagcagagcatagctaGACGTAGCAgtacgcagcaggacgcagcagggcaCCACTGAGCGTATCAGGATGTAGCAgcgagtgcagcaggaccacggggacggctgcaaccaagatcttggtgccatcctaatccaaggaaatttgctgggtgaaaaaaaaacataaggactccgtggagtaaactccccagagctaggttagtaacaagcatttctgggacaaggatgcacacaaatggaaacgaatggaaagagagaggagagagaagctcagtctGTCTAAGAAAGTAAGGAAATCCCCCAGCAggctagaactataacagcagTGTTCAGttgtcttatatatatatatctatatctatatatctatatatatatatatatatatatatatatatatatatacagtacaggccaaaagtttggacacaccttctcattcaatgcgtttccttttattttcatgactatttacattgtagattctcactgaaggcatcaaaactatgaatgaacacatatggaatgatgtacttaacaaaaaagtgtgaaataactgaaaacatgtcttatattttagattcctcaaagtagccaccctttgcttttttgaaagcgctgcaaacccttggtgttctctcaatgagcttcatgaggtagtcacctgaaatggttttcacttcacaggtgtgccttgtcagggttaattagtggaattttttcccttattaatggggttgggaccatcagttgtgttgtgcagaagtcaggttgatacacagccgacagccctattggacaactgttagaattcatattatggcaagaaccaatcagctaagtaaagagaaacgagtggccatcatcattttaacaaatgaaggtcagtcagtccggaaaattgcgaaaactttgatgtgtccccaagtgcagttgcaaaaaccatcaagctctacaacgaaactggctcacatgaggaccgccccaggaaaggaataccaacagtcacctctgctgctgaggataagttcatccgagtcaccagcctcagaaat is a window from the Perca fluviatilis chromosome 1, GENO_Pfluv_1.0, whole genome shotgun sequence genome containing:
- the LOC120550828 gene encoding CD209 antigen-like protein E; translation: MAADTVAAPRLSLNVRYNRNVEENSGEEEEKQVEILEDEEDYAELEPQRARPHSPAASNRRSFRATAVALGGFYLLVLAGLFIRFTLLQTRYDQLSTNYRQIQRKVSNISVEKSQLQDEVKELKCRIKEKLCPDGWTGFGCSCYFKSKKEDYWYGRRDDCEQRGAHLVVINNEEEQKFVTELSKDGQYWIGLQKEQSQGEQNPGEWKWVDGSPLTETFWASGLLHNGGNFNAATCCDQQGKWTQRRFNDYKKWICEKKIL